The genome window CCGTCACCGATACTAATACTTGCCTGCGGTTTCTTTTGTCGGGAATTCTTTCGATTAGGCCGCTTGCTTCCATACGGTCAAGCATAGCGGTGAGCGTCGTTTTTGCCAATGAAGTCAACCGGCCAATTTCAGTAATTGTTATCTGTCCGTGTTCCCACAGCACATAAAGTATGCGGCCCTGCGCGCCATTAAATATTTCTACGCCGCTTTCTTTTAGCAACTTTTCAAACACTCTTCTGCTAAGATGCTGAATTTGAGACATTAGAAAA of Clostridia bacterium contains these proteins:
- a CDS encoding MarR family transcriptional regulator is translated as MKTYGGFLMSQIQHLSRRVFEKLLKESGVEIFNGAQGRILYVLWEHGQITITEIGRLTSLAKTTLTAMLDRMEASGLIERIPDKRNRRQVLVSVTEKVKEYREKYDLVSEKMNEIFYAGFTDDEIIGFENQLRQIIKNLEKEGV